From Lepus europaeus isolate LE1 chromosome 3, mLepTim1.pri, whole genome shotgun sequence, a single genomic window includes:
- the MAPK13 gene encoding mitogen-activated protein kinase 13 isoform X3, giving the protein MQHENVIGLLDVFTPASSLRNFHDFYLVMPFMQTDLQKIMGMEFSEDKIQYLVYQMLKGLKYIHSAGVVHRDLKPGNLAVNEDCELKILDFGLARHADAEMTGYVVTRWYRAPEVILSWMHYNQTVDIWSVGCIMAEMLTGKTLFKGKDYLDQLTQILKVTGVPGAEFVQKLKDKAAKTYIQSLPQIPKKDFTQLFPRASPQAVDLLERMLELDVDKRLTASQALAHPFFEPFRDPEEETEAQQPFDDALEHEKLTVDEWKQHIYKEIMDFSPVTRKDSRRRSGMKLQ; this is encoded by the exons GTCATTGGGCTCCTGGATGTCTttaccccagcctcctccctgcgcAACTTCCATGACTT CTACCTGGTGATGCCCTTCATGCAGACGGATCTGCAGAAGATCATGGGCATGGAGTTCAGTGAGGACAAGATCCAGTACCTGGTTTACCAGATGCTTAAAGGTCTTAAG TACATCCACTCTGCCGGGGTGGTCCACAGG gacctgaagccaggaaacctGGCCGTCAACGAGGACTGTGAACTGAAG ATCCTGGATTTTGGGCTGGCCCGGCACGCGGACGCCGAGATGACGGGCTACGTGGTGACGCGCTGGTACCGCGCGCCCGAGGTCATCCTCAGCTGGATGCACTACAACCAGACTG TGGACATCTGGTCGGTGGGCTGCATCATGGCGGAGATGCTGACCGGGAAGACGCTGTTCAAGGGCAAGGACT ACCTGGACCAGCTGACCCAGATCCTGAAGGTGACCGGAGTGCCCGGGGCCGAGTTTGTGCAGAAGCTGAAGGACAAAGCA GCCAAAACCTACATCCAGTCCCTGCCCCAGATCCCCAAGAAGGACTTCACTCAGCTCTTCCCACGGGCCAGCCCCCAGG CCGTGGACCTGCTGGAGAGGATGCTGGAGCTGGACGTGGACAAGCGCCTGACGGCCTCGCAGGCCCTCGCCCACCCCTTCTTTGAACCCTTCCGGGACcctgaggaagagacagaggcccAGCAGCCGTTCGATGACGCCTTAGAACACGAGAAGCTCACAGTGGACGAATGGAAGC AGCACATCTACAAGGAGATTATGGACTTCAGCCCCGTGACGCGGAAGGACTCACGGCGCCGGAGTGGCATGAAGCTGCAGTGA